One segment of Triticum aestivum cultivar Chinese Spring chromosome 2A, IWGSC CS RefSeq v2.1, whole genome shotgun sequence DNA contains the following:
- the LOC123184693 gene encoding probable pectinesterase 53, protein MSMPRAGRFLFCIAAVVLVVVPPAGVAGHTRGVRPGRAAGRPFPENATRAEELERLFMRWVRYVGGLKHSTFHHAPLARAFPSYSLVVDKDPAAGDFTSVQAAVDSLPTINLVRVVIKVNAGTYTEKVTISSMRAFITLEGAGADKTIVQWGDTADTPAGPRGRPLGTYGSASFAVNAQYFIARNITFKNTAPVPNAGATGKQAVALRVSADNAAFVGCRFLGAQDTLYDQSGRHYYKDCYIEGSIDFIFGNALSLYEGCHVHAIARDYGALTAQNRQSMLEDTGFSFVGCRVTGSGALYLGRAWGTFSRVVFAYTYMDDIIVPRGWSNWGDPSRELTVFYGQYKCTGPGASYSGRVSWSRELTDEEAKPFISLSFIDGTEWIRI, encoded by the exons ATGTCTATGCCACGCGCCGGCCGGTTCCTGTTCTGCATTGCCGCCGTGGTGCTCGTCGTGGTGCCGCCGGCGGGCGTGGCCGGGCACACGCGGGGCGTGCGGCcggggcgggcggcggggcggccgttCCCGGAGAACGCGACGCGGGCGGAGGAGCTGGAGCGGCTGTTCATGCGGTGGGTGCGCTACGTGGGCGGCCTCAAGCACAGCACCTTCCACCACGCGCCGCTCGCCCGCGCCTTCCCGTCCTACTCGCTCGTCGTCGACAAGGACCCCGCGGCCGGCGACTTCACGTCCGTCCAGGCCGCCGTCGACTCGCTCCCGACCATCAACCTCGTCCGCGTCGTCATCAAGGTCAACGCCGGAACCTACAC AGAGAAGGTGACGATATCGTCGATGCGCGCGTTCATCACCCTGGAGGGCGCCGGCGCGGACAAGACGATCGTGCAGTGGGGGGACACGGCGGACACGCCCGCCGGACCGAGGGGGCGCCCGCTCGGCACGTACGGGTCCGCGTCGTTCGCCGTGAACGCGCAGTACTTCATCGCCAGGAACATCACCTTCAAG AACACGGCGCCGGTGCCGAACGCGGGGGCGACGGGGAAGCAGGCGGTGGCGCTGCGGGTGTCGGCGGACAACGCGGCGTTCGTGGGGTGCCGGTTCCTGGGCGCGCAGGACACGCTCTACGACCAGTCGGGGCGCCACTACTACAAGGACTGCTACATCGAGGGGTCCATCGACTTCATCTTCGGCAACGCGCTCTCCCTCTACGAG GGCTGCCACGTGCACGCGATCGCGCGGGACTACGGGGCGCTGACGGCGCAGAACCGGCAGAGCATGCTGGAGGACACGGGGTTCTCGTTCGTCGGCTGCAGGGTGACGGGGTCGGGGGCGCTCTACCTGGGCCGGGCCTGGGGCACCTTCTCCCGCGTCGTCTTCGCCTACAcctacatggacgacatcatcgtcCCGCGCGGCTGGTCCAACTGGGGCGACCCCAGCCGCGAGCT GACGGTGTTCTACGGGCAGTACAAGTGCACGGGCCCCGGCGCCAGCTACTCCGGCAGGGTGTCCTGGTCGCGCGAGCTCACCGACGAGGAGGCCAAGCCCTTCATCTCGCTCAGCTTCATCGACGGCACCGAGTGGATCAGGATCTGA